One segment of Megachile rotundata isolate GNS110a chromosome 6, iyMegRotu1, whole genome shotgun sequence DNA contains the following:
- the LOC100880537 gene encoding uncharacterized protein LOC100880537 isoform X1 — protein sequence MERVTVCLFVIVALLAQGCYGAGCGYPGAPAHSIVRFTGPGAEDVVDEEDALLKDTVFPVGAVATYSCERGFELLGPARRQCQTDGSWTPEGVPFCVLNVAGGKAPMQSSSTEGGIPQRAVDGSNGQIYTPQTCTLTRPENRPWWYVNLLEPYMVQLVRLDFGKPCCGDGVSGTIVVRVGNNRPDLGTNPICNRFTGPLEEGQPLFLPCNPPMPGAFVSVHLEANTPTPIPVQLSLCEAFVYTDQALPIERCPQFRDQPPGSTATYNGKCYIFYNRQPMIFREALAFCRARGGTLVDESNPALQGFISWELWRRHRSDTSSQYWMGAVRDQKDRTVWRWTGSGEEVSVSFWSLPQGTEEDCARYDGSRGWLWSDTPCTARLNFICQHQPRACGRPEQPPNSTMTVISTADRNSGGAYEVGATVEYTCNAGSLLIGPSTRTCLDTGFYNEFPPVCKSIECGYPASIKHGGYTLINNTVSYLSQVLYSCEEGYEMTGRARLTCDIDERWNGPPPRCEPVLCDPPTPVPHSYIQIDEIDETETMPAKASVNRSLLVGSIVTYTCEKGYKLTGFRQILCLPSGSYDHAAPTCTEEPRSPPTVSTRITVRPTTARPRHTFLPPRVRTTVVSTTSTSTTTSVPPQKVANTAELPATVKETIARKPSIGLQRPTPPSTGLNDGGSDHPQDNEISGSGVDNAQAGLGTGVPEPSGPFRVDSADQPSNTHQAKLNLGAVIALGVFGGFVFLAAVITTVVILIRRNHGRSSKHYRHRASPDCNTVASFGSSSLESRGGLNRYYRQAWENLHETAGHKNNHPPLRRKETLDEPGYRENYRGNNTERDGSELVVSDVATFSSNKHASISDKKRHHHHHHHHHGNSTPEWRQSQSHHRY from the exons GTTGCTATGGCGCCGGATGCGGTTACCCTGGGGCACCTGCGCACAGTATCGTCCGCTTCACGGGACCAGGTGCTGAAGACGTCGTAGATGAAGAAGATGCCCTTCTTAAAGATACTGTGTTTCCTGTGGGAGCAGTGGCTACTTATTCCTGCGAACGGGGATTTGAGCTGCTTGGTCCTGCGAGGAGGCAGTGTCAAACTGATGGCTCGTGGACGCCGGAAGGTGTACCTTTTTGTG TTTTGAACGTCGCTGGAGGCAAAGCACCAATGCAATCGAGCAGCACAGAGGGTGGAATTCCTCAGAGGGCTGTCGATGGTAGCAATGGTCAAATTTACACTCCTCAAACTTGTACTTTGACAAGACCAGAAAATAGACCATGGTGGTACGTGAACCTGCTTGAACCATACATGGTGCAACTCGTTCGACTGGACTTTGGCAAACCATGCTGTG GCGATGGTGTATCTGGAACGATTGTGGTTCGTGTCGGCAACAATAGGCCAGACTTGGGAACGAATCCAATTTGCAATCGTTTCACTGGACCCCTTGAAGAAGGTCAACCTCTTTTCTTGCCGTGCAATCCACCCATGCCTGGAGCATTTGTTTCCGTACATTTGGAAGCAAACACACCGACACCGATTCCAGTGCAACTTTCATTATGCGAGGCGTTTGTGTACACTGATCAG GCACTTCCCATCGAGAGGTGTCCACAATTCAGAGACCAACCTCCAGGTTCCACAGCCACGTACAACGGaaaatgttacatattttacaaCCGACAACCGATGATATTCAGAGAAGCTCTGGCGTTCTGTCGTGCCCGAGGTGGTACGTTGGTAGACGAGAGTAACCCAGCGCTGCAAGGATTTATTTCCTGGGAACTTTGGAGGCGACACAG GAGCGACACTTCGAGCCAGTACTGGATGGGCGCAGTGAGGGATCAAAAGGATCGCACGGTTTGGAGATGGACAGGAAGTGGTGAAGAGGTTTCCGTTTCATTCTGGAGTCTGCCTCAGGGCACCGAAGAAGACTGTGCTCGATACGATGGCAGCAGAGGTTGGCTCTGGTCCGATACCCCTTGTACGGCTCGATTGAATTTCATCTGCCAACACC aaCCTCGAGCATGCGGAAGACCAGAGCAGCCTCCGAATTCGACAATGACCGTAATTTCAACGGCAGATCGAAATTCCGGAGGTGCATACGAGGTTGGAGCTACGGTAGAGTATACCTGCAACGCTGGTAGCCTCCTTATAGGTCCATCCACTCGTACCTGTCTGGATACTGGCTTCTACAACGAATTTCCACCAGTTTGCAAAA GTATCGAATGTGGTTACCCAGCCAGTATAAAACATGGAGGTTACACACTTATCAACAATACCGTTAGTTATTTGAGCCAGGTGCTTTATTCCTGCGAGGAAGGATATGAGATGACTG GACGTGCAAGATTAACCTGCGACATTGATGAACGTTGGAACGGACCTCCACCGAGGTGTGAACCAGTCTTGTGTGACCCCCCAACACCTGTTCCACATAGTTACATCCAAATAGACGAAATTGATGAAACTGAAACGATGCCGGCGAAGGCCAGCGTCAATCGAAGTCTTCTTGTGGGTAGCATCGTTACTTACACCTGCGAGAAGGGCTATAAGTTGACTGGATTCAGGCAGATACTGTGTTTACCCTCTGGGTCATATGATCATGCTGCGCCTACTTGTACAG AAGAACCCCGTAGCCCACCTACTGTGTCTACCCGAATAACAGTCCGACCTACCACTGCCAGGCCACGTCACACCTTCTTGCCACCAAGAGTTCGCACAACGGTCGTTTCAACAACGTCTACAAGCACGACCACCTCGGTACCGCCTCAAAAGGTTGCGAACACTGCCGAATTGCCGGCAACGGTCAAAGAAACCATCGCCAGAAAACCAAGCATTGGATTACAAAGGCCTACTCCTCCATCCACTGGCTTAAACGATGGTGGTAGTGACCATCCTCAGGATAATGAAATCTCCGGCAGTGGGGTCGACAATGCACAGGCTGGTCTGGGAACAGGTGTTCCAGAACCATCTGGACCATTCAGAGTGGATAGTGCAGATCAACCGAGTAACACGCATCAAGCGAAATTAAATCTGGGTGCTGTGATCGCCCTGGGCGTCTTCGGTGGTTTTGTATTCCTTGCCGCTGTTATTACGACCGTCGTAATACTCATACGCAG AAATCATGGTAGAAGCAGCAAACACTATCGACATCGTGCATCCCCTGATTGCAACACTGTGGCTAGTTTTGGAAGCAGTTCCTTGGAGAGTAGAGGAGGTCTGAATCGTTACTACCGTCAAGCTTGGGAAAATCTTCACGAGACAGCTGggcacaaaaacaatcatccTCCTCTTCGTCGCAAGGAAACCCTGGATGAACCAGGATACCGAGAGAATTACCGTGGTAACAACACCGAAAGGGATGGTTCTGAATTAGTCGTTAGCGACGTAGCTACTTTCTCATCGAACAAGCACGCCAGCATTTCTGACAAGAAACGCCATCACCATCACCACCATCATCATCACGGTAACTCGACACCAGAATGGAGACAGTCCCAGTCTCATCACAGATACTGA
- the LOC100880426 gene encoding putative serine protease K12H4.7 isoform X1 — MKKLMLLLLFISLINISISWQNFMRGRSRHGNLGEPILSKEYELPKEQWFPQFLDHFNPTDAHVWQQRYFVNGDYYKVGGPVFLMIGGEGAANAKWMVEGQWIEYAKEFGALCFQVEHRFYGKSHPTSDLSVKNLMYLSSEQALADLAYFVQTVNTMYKLPNNTKWIAFGGSYAGSLAAWLREKYPHLVHGAVSASGPLLAQIDFQEYYVVVENALKEYSEACVNAIVEANTQFHIMLRHRIGQQGLAKKFILCNPIDPGYTKTKDIANLYETIASDFAGIVQYNKNNRNNSAMANFTIKSACDILTNESLGLAIDRLALISNKILNATNKKCLDYVYNKMINEFRNISWASEDAEGGRQWMYQTCTEFGFFQTSTARPNLFSNSFPVDFFVQQCLDIFGPRYNIQLLKSAVNRTNIFYGALNLKVTNVVFVHGSVDPWHVLGITKSSNPQAPAIYINGTAHCANMYPPSKSDVPELKVARAKIGHLISQWLQGYSKFEIHVRIRVRHLVYRHN; from the exons ATGAAGAAGCTCATGTTATTGTTGCTTTTCattagtttaataaatattagtatatCATGGCAAAATTTTATGAGAGGCCGAAGCAGGCATGGCAATTTAGGTGAACCTATTTTGTCTAAAGAGTATGAGCTTCCAAAAGAACAATGGTTTCCACAATTTTTGGATCATTTTAATCCAACTGATGCACATGTTTGGCAAcag aGATACTTTGTAAATGGGGATTATTATAAAGTAGGAGGTCCAGTGTTTTTAATGATAGGCGGTGAAGGTGCTGCCAATGCTAAATGGATGGTGGAAGGTCAATGGATCGAATATGCCAAAGAATTTGGAGCATTATGTTTCCAAGTAGAACATCGCTTTTATGGAAAAAGTCATCCTACCTC AGATCTTAGTGTTAAGAACTTGATGTATCTTTCTTCGGAACAAGCACTTGCAGATTTAGCCTACTTTGTGCAAACCGTGAACACGATgtataaattaccaaataataCTAAATGGATTGCATTTGGAGGGTCATATGCTGGATCATTAGCTGCATGGTTACGGGAGAAATATCCCCATTTAGTACATGGTGCTGTATCTGCAAGTGGGCCATTGTTAGCACAAATCGATTTTCAAG AATACTATGTCGTTGTTGAAAATGCCCTCAAAGAATATTCTGAGGCATGTGTAAATGCAATAGTAGAAGCAAATACACAGTTTCATATAATGTTACGTCATCGTATTGGTCAGCAAGGACTAGCTAAGAAATTTAT CTTATGTAATCCCATTGATCCTGGTTATACTAAGACCAAAGATATTGCAAATTTGTATGAAACTATAGCAAGTGACTTTGCTGGTATTGTACAATACAATAAAAACAACCGTAATAATTCTGCCATGGCTAACTTCACCATCAAAAGTGCATgtgatattttaacaaatgaaTCATTAGGTCTTGCTATTGATAGACTTGCACtcataagtaataaaatattgaatgctACAAACAAGAAATGTTTAGACTATGtgtataataaaatgattaatgaATTTCGAAATATATCTTGGGCTAGTGAAGATGCAGAAGGAG gaCGTCAGTGGATGTATCAAACATGTACAGAATTTGGATTTTTCCAAACTTCTACTGCGCGGCCAAATTTATTCAGTAACAGTTTTCCAGTAGATTTCTTTGTTCAACAATGTCTTGATATTTTCGGACCACG atATAATATCCAGTTGCTGAAATCAGCAGTCAatcgtacaaatattttttatggtgCATTGAATTTGAAAGTTACAAACGTGGTATTTGTACATGGTTCAGTTGATCCTTGGCATGTATTAGGAATTACgaaatcatcaaatcctcaaGCACCTGCTATCTATATTAAtg GTACTGCTCACTGTGCTAATATGTATCCTCCATCAAAAAGTGATGTACCTGAGTTGAAAGTTGCCAGAGCCAAAATTGGACATTTAATCAGCCAGTGGCTTCAAGG GTActcgaaatttgaaatacatGTTCGAATTCGTGTGAGGCACCTGGTGTATAGACACAATTAG
- the LOC100880537 gene encoding uncharacterized protein LOC100880537 isoform X3, which translates to MQSSSTEGGIPQRAVDGSNGQIYTPQTCTLTRPENRPWWYVNLLEPYMVQLVRLDFGKPCCGDGVSGTIVVRVGNNRPDLGTNPICNRFTGPLEEGQPLFLPCNPPMPGAFVSVHLEANTPTPIPVQLSLCEAFVYTDQALPIERCPQFRDQPPGSTATYNGKCYIFYNRQPMIFREALAFCRARGGTLVDESNPALQGFISWELWRRHRSDTSSQYWMGAVRDQKDRTVWRWTGSGEEVSVSFWSLPQGTEEDCARYDGSRGWLWSDTPCTARLNFICQHQPRACGRPEQPPNSTMTVISTADRNSGGAYEVGATVEYTCNAGSLLIGPSTRTCLDTGFYNEFPPVCKSIECGYPASIKHGGYTLINNTVSYLSQVLYSCEEGYEMTGRARLTCDIDERWNGPPPRCEPVLCDPPTPVPHSYIQIDEIDETETMPAKASVNRSLLVGSIVTYTCEKGYKLTGFRQILCLPSGSYDHAAPTCTEEPRSPPTVSTRITVRPTTARPRHTFLPPRVRTTVVSTTSTSTTTSVPPQKVANTAELPATVKETIARKPSIGLQRPTPPSTGLNDGGSDHPQDNEISGSGVDNAQAGLGTGVPEPSGPFRVDSADQPSNTHQAKLNLGAVIALGVFGGFVFLAAVITTVVILIRRNHGRSSKHYRHRASPDCNTVASFGSSSLESRGGLNRYYRQAWENLHETAGHKNNHPPLRRKETLDEPGYRENYRGNNTERDGSELVVSDVATFSSNKHASISDKKRHHHHHHHHHGNSTPEWRQSQSHHRY; encoded by the exons ATGCAATCGAGCAGCACAGAGGGTGGAATTCCTCAGAGGGCTGTCGATGGTAGCAATGGTCAAATTTACACTCCTCAAACTTGTACTTTGACAAGACCAGAAAATAGACCATGGTGGTACGTGAACCTGCTTGAACCATACATGGTGCAACTCGTTCGACTGGACTTTGGCAAACCATGCTGTG GCGATGGTGTATCTGGAACGATTGTGGTTCGTGTCGGCAACAATAGGCCAGACTTGGGAACGAATCCAATTTGCAATCGTTTCACTGGACCCCTTGAAGAAGGTCAACCTCTTTTCTTGCCGTGCAATCCACCCATGCCTGGAGCATTTGTTTCCGTACATTTGGAAGCAAACACACCGACACCGATTCCAGTGCAACTTTCATTATGCGAGGCGTTTGTGTACACTGATCAG GCACTTCCCATCGAGAGGTGTCCACAATTCAGAGACCAACCTCCAGGTTCCACAGCCACGTACAACGGaaaatgttacatattttacaaCCGACAACCGATGATATTCAGAGAAGCTCTGGCGTTCTGTCGTGCCCGAGGTGGTACGTTGGTAGACGAGAGTAACCCAGCGCTGCAAGGATTTATTTCCTGGGAACTTTGGAGGCGACACAG GAGCGACACTTCGAGCCAGTACTGGATGGGCGCAGTGAGGGATCAAAAGGATCGCACGGTTTGGAGATGGACAGGAAGTGGTGAAGAGGTTTCCGTTTCATTCTGGAGTCTGCCTCAGGGCACCGAAGAAGACTGTGCTCGATACGATGGCAGCAGAGGTTGGCTCTGGTCCGATACCCCTTGTACGGCTCGATTGAATTTCATCTGCCAACACC aaCCTCGAGCATGCGGAAGACCAGAGCAGCCTCCGAATTCGACAATGACCGTAATTTCAACGGCAGATCGAAATTCCGGAGGTGCATACGAGGTTGGAGCTACGGTAGAGTATACCTGCAACGCTGGTAGCCTCCTTATAGGTCCATCCACTCGTACCTGTCTGGATACTGGCTTCTACAACGAATTTCCACCAGTTTGCAAAA GTATCGAATGTGGTTACCCAGCCAGTATAAAACATGGAGGTTACACACTTATCAACAATACCGTTAGTTATTTGAGCCAGGTGCTTTATTCCTGCGAGGAAGGATATGAGATGACTG GACGTGCAAGATTAACCTGCGACATTGATGAACGTTGGAACGGACCTCCACCGAGGTGTGAACCAGTCTTGTGTGACCCCCCAACACCTGTTCCACATAGTTACATCCAAATAGACGAAATTGATGAAACTGAAACGATGCCGGCGAAGGCCAGCGTCAATCGAAGTCTTCTTGTGGGTAGCATCGTTACTTACACCTGCGAGAAGGGCTATAAGTTGACTGGATTCAGGCAGATACTGTGTTTACCCTCTGGGTCATATGATCATGCTGCGCCTACTTGTACAG AAGAACCCCGTAGCCCACCTACTGTGTCTACCCGAATAACAGTCCGACCTACCACTGCCAGGCCACGTCACACCTTCTTGCCACCAAGAGTTCGCACAACGGTCGTTTCAACAACGTCTACAAGCACGACCACCTCGGTACCGCCTCAAAAGGTTGCGAACACTGCCGAATTGCCGGCAACGGTCAAAGAAACCATCGCCAGAAAACCAAGCATTGGATTACAAAGGCCTACTCCTCCATCCACTGGCTTAAACGATGGTGGTAGTGACCATCCTCAGGATAATGAAATCTCCGGCAGTGGGGTCGACAATGCACAGGCTGGTCTGGGAACAGGTGTTCCAGAACCATCTGGACCATTCAGAGTGGATAGTGCAGATCAACCGAGTAACACGCATCAAGCGAAATTAAATCTGGGTGCTGTGATCGCCCTGGGCGTCTTCGGTGGTTTTGTATTCCTTGCCGCTGTTATTACGACCGTCGTAATACTCATACGCAG AAATCATGGTAGAAGCAGCAAACACTATCGACATCGTGCATCCCCTGATTGCAACACTGTGGCTAGTTTTGGAAGCAGTTCCTTGGAGAGTAGAGGAGGTCTGAATCGTTACTACCGTCAAGCTTGGGAAAATCTTCACGAGACAGCTGggcacaaaaacaatcatccTCCTCTTCGTCGCAAGGAAACCCTGGATGAACCAGGATACCGAGAGAATTACCGTGGTAACAACACCGAAAGGGATGGTTCTGAATTAGTCGTTAGCGACGTAGCTACTTTCTCATCGAACAAGCACGCCAGCATTTCTGACAAGAAACGCCATCACCATCACCACCATCATCATCACGGTAACTCGACACCAGAATGGAGACAGTCCCAGTCTCATCACAGATACTGA
- the LOC100880537 gene encoding uncharacterized protein LOC100880537 isoform X2, whose product MERVTVCLFVIVALLAQGCYGAGCGYPGAPAHSIVRFTGPGAEDVVDEEDALLKDTVFPVGAVATYSCERGFELLGPARRQCQTDGSWTPEGVPFCVLNVAGGKAPMQSSSTEGGIPQRAVDGSNGQIYTPQTCTLTRPENRPWWYVNLLEPYMVQLVRLDFGKPCCGDGVSGTIVVRVGNNRPDLGTNPICNRFTGPLEEGQPLFLPCNPPMPGAFVSVHLEANTPTPIPVQLSLCEAFVYTDQALPIERCPQFRDQPPGSTATYNGKCYIFYNRQPMIFREALAFCRARGGTLVDESNPALQGFISWELWRRHRSDTSSQYWMGAVRDQKDRTVWRWTGSGEEVSVSFWSLPQGTEEDCARYDGSRGWLWSDTPCTARLNFICQHQPRACGRPEQPPNSTMTVISTADRNSGGAYEVGATVEYTCNAGSLLIGPSTRTCLDTGFYNEFPPVCKSIECGYPASIKHGGYTLINNTVSYLSQVLYSCEEGYEMTGRARLTCDIDERWNGPPPRCEPVLCDPPTPVPHSYIQIDEIDETETMPAKASVNRSLLVGSIVTYTCEKGYKLTGFRQILCLPSGSYDHAAPTCTEEPRSPPTVSTRITVRPTTARPRHTFLPPRVRTTVVSTTSTSTTTSVPPQKVANTAELPATVKETIARKPSIGLQRPTPPSTGLNDGGSDHPQDNEISGSGVDNAQAGLGTGVPEPSGPFRVDSADQPSNTHQAKLNLGAVIALGVFGGFVFLAAVITTVVILIRSGSGSVRGRRRRGLGGVGALRGGGSGGLGRGETGMPSRWYTLLALPFPDQHLGRRDLTARRGTDHPYSFGLSAAHRAGYFSNPSL is encoded by the exons GTTGCTATGGCGCCGGATGCGGTTACCCTGGGGCACCTGCGCACAGTATCGTCCGCTTCACGGGACCAGGTGCTGAAGACGTCGTAGATGAAGAAGATGCCCTTCTTAAAGATACTGTGTTTCCTGTGGGAGCAGTGGCTACTTATTCCTGCGAACGGGGATTTGAGCTGCTTGGTCCTGCGAGGAGGCAGTGTCAAACTGATGGCTCGTGGACGCCGGAAGGTGTACCTTTTTGTG TTTTGAACGTCGCTGGAGGCAAAGCACCAATGCAATCGAGCAGCACAGAGGGTGGAATTCCTCAGAGGGCTGTCGATGGTAGCAATGGTCAAATTTACACTCCTCAAACTTGTACTTTGACAAGACCAGAAAATAGACCATGGTGGTACGTGAACCTGCTTGAACCATACATGGTGCAACTCGTTCGACTGGACTTTGGCAAACCATGCTGTG GCGATGGTGTATCTGGAACGATTGTGGTTCGTGTCGGCAACAATAGGCCAGACTTGGGAACGAATCCAATTTGCAATCGTTTCACTGGACCCCTTGAAGAAGGTCAACCTCTTTTCTTGCCGTGCAATCCACCCATGCCTGGAGCATTTGTTTCCGTACATTTGGAAGCAAACACACCGACACCGATTCCAGTGCAACTTTCATTATGCGAGGCGTTTGTGTACACTGATCAG GCACTTCCCATCGAGAGGTGTCCACAATTCAGAGACCAACCTCCAGGTTCCACAGCCACGTACAACGGaaaatgttacatattttacaaCCGACAACCGATGATATTCAGAGAAGCTCTGGCGTTCTGTCGTGCCCGAGGTGGTACGTTGGTAGACGAGAGTAACCCAGCGCTGCAAGGATTTATTTCCTGGGAACTTTGGAGGCGACACAG GAGCGACACTTCGAGCCAGTACTGGATGGGCGCAGTGAGGGATCAAAAGGATCGCACGGTTTGGAGATGGACAGGAAGTGGTGAAGAGGTTTCCGTTTCATTCTGGAGTCTGCCTCAGGGCACCGAAGAAGACTGTGCTCGATACGATGGCAGCAGAGGTTGGCTCTGGTCCGATACCCCTTGTACGGCTCGATTGAATTTCATCTGCCAACACC aaCCTCGAGCATGCGGAAGACCAGAGCAGCCTCCGAATTCGACAATGACCGTAATTTCAACGGCAGATCGAAATTCCGGAGGTGCATACGAGGTTGGAGCTACGGTAGAGTATACCTGCAACGCTGGTAGCCTCCTTATAGGTCCATCCACTCGTACCTGTCTGGATACTGGCTTCTACAACGAATTTCCACCAGTTTGCAAAA GTATCGAATGTGGTTACCCAGCCAGTATAAAACATGGAGGTTACACACTTATCAACAATACCGTTAGTTATTTGAGCCAGGTGCTTTATTCCTGCGAGGAAGGATATGAGATGACTG GACGTGCAAGATTAACCTGCGACATTGATGAACGTTGGAACGGACCTCCACCGAGGTGTGAACCAGTCTTGTGTGACCCCCCAACACCTGTTCCACATAGTTACATCCAAATAGACGAAATTGATGAAACTGAAACGATGCCGGCGAAGGCCAGCGTCAATCGAAGTCTTCTTGTGGGTAGCATCGTTACTTACACCTGCGAGAAGGGCTATAAGTTGACTGGATTCAGGCAGATACTGTGTTTACCCTCTGGGTCATATGATCATGCTGCGCCTACTTGTACAG AAGAACCCCGTAGCCCACCTACTGTGTCTACCCGAATAACAGTCCGACCTACCACTGCCAGGCCACGTCACACCTTCTTGCCACCAAGAGTTCGCACAACGGTCGTTTCAACAACGTCTACAAGCACGACCACCTCGGTACCGCCTCAAAAGGTTGCGAACACTGCCGAATTGCCGGCAACGGTCAAAGAAACCATCGCCAGAAAACCAAGCATTGGATTACAAAGGCCTACTCCTCCATCCACTGGCTTAAACGATGGTGGTAGTGACCATCCTCAGGATAATGAAATCTCCGGCAGTGGGGTCGACAATGCACAGGCTGGTCTGGGAACAGGTGTTCCAGAACCATCTGGACCATTCAGAGTGGATAGTGCAGATCAACCGAGTAACACGCATCAAGCGAAATTAAATCTGGGTGCTGTGATCGCCCTGGGCGTCTTCGGTGGTTTTGTATTCCTTGCCGCTGTTATTACGACCGTCGTAATACTCATACGCAG CGGCAGTGGCAGCGTCAGAGGACGGCGCCGCAGGGGGCTTGGTGGGGTTGGTGCGTTGAGGGGTGGCGGTAGTGGTGGCCTTGGAAGAGGTGAAACCGGGATGCCCTCGCGTTGGTATACGCTACTGGCGCTGCCCTTCCCCGACCAGCACCTGGGGCGTCGCGATTTGACAGCTCGCCGTGGCACCGATCACCCTTATTCCTTTGGTCTCTCAGCGGCCCATCGGGCTGGATATTTCTCCAATCCTTCTCTCTAG